In a single window of the Rhizobium tropici CIAT 899 genome:
- a CDS encoding fimbria/pilus outer membrane usher protein — MLFSVPVLRAQEVPDLPANATTAEQPAAAMDVYLEVFINNVSMKMIGNFKQRPNGSLAATAQELREVGIKPPAGADDKLIELSTLPGLSYQVDIETQRLYVQTTDEGRAARVINVRQQQDNAVPAPQSGYGAVLNYSLYASSNGLFQGNSNMFQGISGSFDARLFSPYGTLSQSFLAGYSEGSLDGITRLNTTWSYSDPKNLVTYRAGDLTTGGLSWTRPVYFGGIQFQRNFALRSDLVTEPLPSFAGTAAVPSTLDIYTQNVRTYSSDVPAGPFQVTNLPVFSGGGQATVVLRDSLGRETTQTLPFYSSNWLLRQGLLDFSAELGTPRLNFGTDSSDYDGRIMGAATARYGLTDWLTLEGHFEGGADLLNGGAGAAFPVSSFGVASIAGAASKSGSRSGALMNAAFELSYDRWALYARVQRTFGDYDDIASVSARPTTSVAGDVSILSAGVPRAIDQVTLSVPTPLDLSSLNLSYTNLESADGTRSKIAGLSYSQTFKRATVYASAFTDLDDRSNFGFFAGLSIPFGGNVTANTGVQGGPNGLGVVADVSKSMQQEDGSFGWRLRTSEGEDTYREAAISYRAPFAQVEAGLQQQDHQTSATARVDGAIAVAGGGVFATNRIDDAFAVVDVGAPGVEVQQQNRPAGKTNSSGRILVPNLNSYEPNTVSIDPKNLPVDADVPATKEIVVPADRSGVVVKFGVSEAPQAALVTIKDKNGVPLRAGLNGTLQGANEDFVVGYDGQTYIRGLHARNAIDVSLEDGTKCHAEFAYRPQRGEQVVIDDVRCF; from the coding sequence ATGCTTTTCTCAGTGCCGGTACTGCGTGCTCAGGAAGTGCCCGATCTGCCGGCGAATGCGACCACGGCCGAGCAACCGGCCGCCGCGATGGACGTCTATCTCGAAGTATTCATCAACAACGTGTCGATGAAGATGATCGGCAATTTCAAACAGCGTCCGAATGGCTCGCTCGCTGCAACCGCGCAAGAGTTGCGCGAGGTGGGCATCAAGCCACCGGCCGGCGCTGACGATAAGCTGATCGAACTCAGCACTTTGCCCGGCCTGTCATATCAGGTCGACATAGAGACGCAGCGTCTTTACGTGCAGACGACCGACGAAGGGCGCGCGGCTCGCGTCATCAATGTCAGGCAGCAGCAGGACAATGCGGTCCCTGCACCCCAGTCCGGCTATGGCGCCGTCCTCAACTATTCCCTCTACGCAAGTTCCAACGGTCTCTTTCAAGGCAATTCGAACATGTTCCAGGGAATATCCGGATCTTTCGATGCACGTCTCTTCAGCCCCTATGGCACGCTCAGCCAGTCCTTCCTCGCCGGATATTCCGAAGGCAGTCTTGACGGCATAACCCGCCTCAACACGACCTGGAGCTACTCCGATCCGAAGAACCTTGTTACCTATCGTGCCGGTGACCTGACCACCGGCGGCCTGTCATGGACTCGGCCAGTCTATTTCGGCGGTATTCAGTTTCAGCGCAATTTTGCGCTGCGCTCGGACCTCGTGACCGAACCGCTGCCCTCATTTGCCGGGACGGCCGCCGTTCCTTCGACGCTCGATATCTATACGCAGAACGTGCGCACCTATTCCAGCGACGTTCCCGCCGGGCCTTTCCAGGTGACCAACCTTCCTGTCTTTTCCGGAGGTGGGCAAGCAACCGTCGTGCTGCGCGACAGCCTCGGGCGCGAAACCACGCAGACCCTGCCGTTCTATTCCTCCAATTGGCTTCTGCGTCAGGGCCTTTTGGACTTTTCCGCCGAACTCGGCACTCCGCGTCTGAATTTCGGAACCGATTCCAGTGACTATGACGGTCGTATCATGGGCGCCGCCACCGCAAGGTACGGCCTGACCGATTGGCTGACACTGGAGGGCCACTTCGAGGGCGGCGCCGATCTTCTGAATGGCGGCGCGGGAGCCGCCTTTCCAGTCAGCTCGTTCGGTGTAGCGTCAATAGCAGGTGCGGCAAGCAAAAGCGGCTCGCGTTCCGGTGCGCTGATGAATGCCGCATTCGAGCTCAGCTACGACAGATGGGCTCTTTACGCCCGCGTACAGCGGACCTTTGGCGATTATGACGACATAGCCTCGGTCTCCGCGCGGCCGACAACGAGCGTTGCCGGAGATGTGAGCATTCTCAGCGCCGGTGTGCCGCGCGCCATCGATCAGGTCACGCTGAGCGTGCCAACGCCACTCGATCTGTCCAGCCTTAACCTCTCTTATACCAACCTTGAAAGTGCCGACGGCACTAGGAGCAAGATAGCCGGTCTTTCCTACAGTCAGACCTTCAAGCGTGCCACAGTCTATGCGAGCGCCTTCACCGATCTCGACGACCGAAGCAATTTCGGTTTCTTTGCCGGCCTCTCCATTCCCTTCGGCGGCAACGTTACGGCCAATACGGGCGTACAAGGCGGGCCTAACGGCCTTGGTGTCGTTGCCGATGTTTCCAAGTCGATGCAGCAGGAGGACGGTAGCTTCGGCTGGCGCCTGCGCACCTCTGAAGGCGAAGACACCTATCGCGAGGCGGCAATCAGCTATCGGGCTCCATTCGCACAGGTCGAGGCGGGCCTTCAGCAGCAGGATCATCAGACCAGCGCTACGGCTCGGGTCGATGGTGCCATTGCCGTTGCAGGCGGCGGTGTCTTTGCCACCAACCGGATCGACGACGCGTTTGCCGTCGTCGATGTCGGCGCTCCCGGTGTCGAGGTTCAGCAGCAGAACCGGCCGGCCGGCAAGACCAATTCGAGCGGCCGCATTCTGGTGCCCAATCTCAACTCCTATGAACCGAACACCGTCTCCATCGATCCCAAGAACCTGCCCGTCGATGCCGACGTGCCCGCGACGAAGGAAATCGTCGTGCCGGCAGACCGCAGCGGCGTGGTCGTCAAGTTCGGCGTATCCGAAGCACCGCAAGCAGCTCTGGTTACGATCAAGGACAAGAACGGGGTGCCACTGCGTGCCGGGCTCAACGGCACCTTGCAGGGGGCGAACGAAGACTTCGTGGTCGGCTATGACGGTCAGACTTATATTCGCGGGTTGCATGCGAGGAATGCGATCGATGTCTCGCTGGAGGATGGAACGAAATGCCACGCCGAATTCGCCTATAGGCCGCAGCGGGGTGAGCAGGTTGTCATCGATGACGTCAGGTGCTTTTGA
- a CDS encoding acetylxylan esterase, with the protein MSIPTSHPFDFDPTYGMQLAQLQAIAAPEAPAGFDEFWQQRYRAALAIDPQPKLRHSKQRHDNWHVFDISYMSTGSFQINGWLLIPRSGRVRRGLVVGHGYGGRDQPEFEWPVEETAILFPCCRGLSLSASPKIPSDASGHVLCGIENRDTYVIGGCVEDIWLAVSTLETLYPWLAGHIGYSGISFGGGVGALAIPFDARIRRGHLVVPTFGHRELWLTLPTVGSAQSVQAYQERHGSVLETLRFFDAAIAASRIRIPMLVAPALFDPAVAPPCQFSVANALQEFNEIFILDAGHFDYAGSGQQNAILRDKIGQFFEVL; encoded by the coding sequence ATGAGCATACCGACATCCCACCCCTTCGATTTCGATCCGACTTATGGCATGCAGCTCGCGCAGTTGCAGGCGATAGCAGCACCGGAAGCTCCGGCGGGCTTTGACGAGTTCTGGCAGCAGCGCTACAGGGCGGCCCTGGCCATCGATCCGCAACCCAAGCTTCGCCATAGCAAGCAGCGTCACGACAACTGGCACGTCTTCGATATCAGCTACATGTCGACAGGGTCGTTTCAGATCAATGGCTGGCTGCTCATTCCCCGCAGCGGACGGGTGCGGCGCGGCCTGGTCGTCGGACACGGATATGGCGGAAGAGACCAGCCGGAATTCGAGTGGCCAGTAGAAGAGACGGCTATCCTTTTTCCCTGTTGCCGCGGGCTCTCCCTCAGCGCGAGCCCGAAAATCCCCTCGGATGCATCCGGCCATGTTCTTTGCGGTATCGAAAACCGCGACACCTATGTCATCGGCGGCTGCGTGGAAGACATCTGGCTCGCAGTCTCGACATTGGAGACCCTCTATCCATGGCTTGCCGGCCATATCGGCTATAGCGGCATCAGTTTCGGTGGCGGTGTCGGCGCTCTCGCCATTCCCTTTGACGCCAGGATCAGGCGGGGCCACCTCGTCGTTCCGACTTTCGGCCACCGGGAGCTATGGCTGACACTGCCAACCGTCGGCAGCGCGCAATCGGTACAGGCCTATCAGGAAAGACACGGCAGCGTTTTGGAGACGCTGCGCTTCTTCGATGCTGCGATCGCGGCAAGTCGTATCCGCATTCCGATGCTTGTTGCGCCCGCCCTTTTCGATCCCGCCGTTGCGCCGCCCTGTCAGTTTTCCGTCGCAAATGCGCTGCAGGAATTCAACGAAATCTTCATTCTGGATGCCGGCCATTTCGATTATGCTGGCAGCGGCCAGCAGAACGCAATTCTGCGAGACAAGATCGGGCAATTCTTCGAGGTGCTATGA
- a CDS encoding Csu type fimbrial protein, with protein sequence MLRMLRGASLIGIAMTIAAPPAMAATTSANMTVTITIQAQCTIQSANNLNFGTNGVITSNIDQATTIGVQCTSGQTYNVGLSAGAGAGATTAVRVMTGPASATINYAIYTDSNRTQTWGTTIGTDTVSGTGNGAVQNINVYGRVPPQTTPAAGVYTDTVAVTVTY encoded by the coding sequence ATGCTGAGAATGCTCCGCGGCGCCAGCCTTATCGGTATCGCAATGACCATAGCAGCGCCACCCGCAATGGCCGCCACCACAAGCGCCAACATGACGGTTACCATCACTATCCAGGCGCAATGCACGATCCAGAGTGCCAATAATCTCAACTTCGGCACCAACGGCGTCATCACCAGCAATATCGATCAAGCAACCACCATCGGTGTGCAATGCACGTCCGGGCAGACCTATAATGTCGGCCTGAGCGCCGGCGCTGGAGCAGGTGCGACAACGGCCGTCCGAGTCATGACAGGACCAGCAAGTGCGACGATCAATTATGCGATCTATACCGACTCCAATCGAACGCAGACCTGGGGCACGACCATAGGCACGGACACCGTCTCGGGGACAGGAAACGGCGCGGTCCAGAACATAAATGTCTATGGCCGGGTACCTCCGCAAACCACACCGGCTGCGGGTGTCTACACCGATACCGTAGCGGTTACCGTCACCTACTGA
- a CDS encoding Csu type fimbrial protein — MLRSITILLALLLPSLCLAQSCSFSATNMNFGAVDILSATPVSSTSTISVSCSGGLLDLGKRLLICPDIGAGSGGASSAAARQMLNGASSLNYQLYSDNGRSVVWGSSSWPYPSRAPVYALTMSLLNGSLVGATGSLTVYGTALGTPSTALPGSYTSSFASGTSFYYSYSSATNCNGPTGTTGTAPFTVNASVAANCLVSVQNINFGTQGVLSANTDAAGSVTATCTPGTPYTISLNGGTTNAAPTARKMTKGAETVTYGLYKDINRSQPWGDVNTPGSTVAGTGTGTAQLLTVYGRVPPQTTPSPGNYVDTVVVTLTY; from the coding sequence ATGCTGCGTTCGATCACTATATTGCTCGCATTGTTGCTGCCTTCGCTTTGCCTGGCGCAAAGCTGCAGCTTCAGTGCCACCAATATGAACTTCGGGGCAGTTGATATCTTGTCGGCTACCCCGGTCAGTTCGACATCGACTATAAGTGTAAGTTGTTCCGGAGGACTCCTGGATTTGGGCAAGCGGCTTCTCATTTGCCCGGATATCGGCGCCGGCAGCGGCGGCGCATCTTCGGCTGCGGCACGTCAGATGCTGAACGGAGCCAGTTCTTTGAACTATCAGCTGTATTCCGATAATGGCCGGAGCGTGGTGTGGGGATCGAGCAGCTGGCCCTATCCATCGCGGGCACCGGTCTATGCGCTGACAATGTCCCTGTTGAATGGCTCGCTGGTGGGCGCAACCGGTAGCCTGACGGTCTATGGCACGGCGCTTGGAACGCCATCGACGGCGCTGCCCGGGTCGTATACCTCCAGCTTCGCATCCGGCACCTCATTCTATTACAGCTACAGCAGCGCGACGAACTGTAATGGACCCACCGGAACGACAGGAACCGCGCCGTTTACCGTCAACGCGAGCGTTGCCGCCAATTGCCTGGTGAGCGTCCAAAACATCAATTTCGGAACGCAGGGTGTTCTGAGTGCGAATACCGATGCCGCCGGATCGGTGACGGCAACCTGTACGCCGGGTACGCCCTACACGATCTCGTTGAATGGCGGCACAACGAACGCGGCACCGACGGCGCGAAAGATGACGAAGGGAGCGGAGACGGTGACCTACGGTCTCTACAAGGATATCAACCGGTCGCAGCCCTGGGGCGATGTCAACACACCGGGCAGCACGGTTGCTGGAACTGGAACGGGCACGGCGCAGCTTTTGACGGTCTATGGCCGAGTCCCGCCCCAGACGACGCCCTCTCCAGGCAATTACGTGGATACGGTCGTAGTGACGCTTACCTATTGA
- a CDS encoding GNAT family N-acetyltransferase, protein MLILETSRLVLRPWQDSDRVPFAAVNADARVRKYYYPSLLTAAETNELIDEANEQFAKEGFSFLAVERKVDGALIGGAGLSRPGPEVPGNFPLEIGWILGHAYWRQGYATEISQRCLYFAWQELRADCVIGYTSAINTPSRRAMEKIGMIRVDDGDFDDITVPPGNILRPHVLYRIDRPKQEIHE, encoded by the coding sequence ATGCTTATTCTGGAAACCTCCCGGCTCGTTCTCAGGCCTTGGCAGGATAGCGACCGTGTTCCGTTTGCCGCCGTAAATGCAGACGCGCGGGTTCGCAAATATTACTATCCGAGCCTGCTCACGGCGGCTGAGACGAACGAACTGATCGACGAAGCCAACGAGCAGTTCGCCAAGGAAGGTTTCAGCTTTCTGGCCGTGGAGCGGAAAGTTGATGGCGCGCTGATTGGCGGCGCAGGTCTTTCACGTCCTGGGCCGGAAGTTCCGGGTAATTTTCCATTGGAGATCGGTTGGATTCTGGGGCATGCCTATTGGCGGCAGGGCTATGCGACGGAAATCAGCCAACGTTGCCTGTATTTCGCGTGGCAAGAGCTGCGGGCTGATTGCGTGATCGGTTACACCTCAGCGATTAACACTCCTTCCCGCCGCGCGATGGAGAAAATCGGTATGATCCGAGTCGACGATGGCGATTTCGATGATATCACCGTGCCGCCAGGCAATATTCTGCGGCCGCACGTGCTCTATCGCATCGATCGTCCCAAACAAGAAATTCATGAATGA
- a CDS encoding fimbrial biogenesis chaperone, with protein MQRMLPCIAATMLLLFSAYEINAASLRVAPTSLELVAPAAATVLNLANDGDHPINVQIRVFKWSQAGGIETLEPTRDVVASPPATRMNPNAQYVVRVVRTSKAPVKAEETYRVIVDELPDPARARAGTVTLIMRQSIPVFFKRPDIKPADIVWSLKQQGNSLALIGKNNGGSRFRLSNVTLAQGAAKVGSRNGLVGYVLAGATMQWPVGTAKPLSGGVVTLHGQSDLGPFDAKVAVNQR; from the coding sequence ATGCAACGCATGTTGCCATGCATTGCCGCGACTATGCTTTTGCTGTTCAGTGCTTATGAAATAAACGCAGCATCTCTGCGGGTAGCGCCCACAAGTCTGGAGCTTGTAGCACCGGCTGCTGCCACGGTCTTGAATCTGGCCAATGACGGAGACCATCCAATCAACGTCCAGATACGTGTCTTCAAGTGGAGCCAGGCGGGCGGGATAGAGACCTTGGAACCGACCAGGGATGTCGTTGCCAGTCCTCCCGCGACGCGGATGAATCCGAACGCACAGTATGTGGTCAGAGTGGTTCGTACGAGCAAGGCGCCCGTCAAGGCGGAGGAGACCTATCGTGTCATCGTTGATGAACTCCCCGACCCTGCCCGTGCGCGCGCCGGCACGGTCACGCTCATCATGCGTCAGTCCATTCCTGTCTTTTTCAAGCGGCCGGACATAAAGCCCGCCGATATTGTCTGGAGCCTCAAGCAGCAGGGCAACAGCCTTGCTCTTATAGGCAAGAACAATGGCGGCAGCCGCTTCCGTCTGTCGAACGTGACCCTCGCGCAGGGTGCGGCGAAGGTCGGCAGCCGGAACGGACTGGTCGGATACGTGCTTGCCGGGGCGACGATGCAATGGCCTGTCGGAACAGCAAAACCCCTCTCGGGTGGCGTCGTGACACTGCATGGCCAGAGTGATCTTGGGCCGTTCGATGCCAAAGTCGCCGTTAATCAACGGTAG